AAAGACAAGAAGCTAGAGACTTTCTGTAAGACCAAAGAAAGGCCAAGGCTCAAGGAGGTAGAAGCTAAAAAGGCTTTTGTAATAAGCTTCTGCTTCAGAGGGAAACGTTCATGTTGAGTGATGAGTTGGCAGAGAGGAAGCATGCAGAGCAACAGAGATTGGAATAAAGGGTACAAAGAGACAAGCACCCTTAAACTCCATATAATGACCATCTCTGTGTGTCAGATATGATTATGTATTTCTACCATGGCAGGGCATGCTGCGGTCAGAAGTATGACTGGACTTACACTCTATGTGCACATTTTGCAGTGGTATTTGTACAGCTGGTCAGCTGCACTGGATGCTATACAGAGAAATGCTAAAAGCCAGCCCTTGCTCTAAAGGGCTCAATGAGCACATGCTATAGTGGGACATGCTGTAGAGGGATAAAGAAAACCATGAGAGCAATAGAAAGGGCAACATCTCCTACATGTCTGTAGTGGCTTGCTTTACTGCCCAAAGCAAGGCAGCAAAGTAAATTCCTTCCTGATCGAGAAACTCCACAGTGAATCTTCTTCAGAAGGTACTCTGCTACTAATTGTCACAGAAAGAGCATTTGTAGCCAACAAGTGAATTGTAGGGTCACTCTGAGGCATCATTTACACAGTTTTGATGCCTTTTTCCACAGTTAGGGGGCCTGCAAGGGTCTCAGAAAATAACCCAGTGGAATGGAAGCAGATGAGACCAGCATATTGTAGGGGCAAGAAGGAAGCTCTAAGAAGCCCTAGGTAGAAAACCTGGAATGCTGTTTGCATTACATTGTATGGACTAGATACCTAGGGGTTCTGCCAATCAGTACTGCAGAGGACCTGTGCCCGTTTGGTCTTGCTGACAGCTTCATGGGACAGTTAAGTTGCTGTCAATAGCGACCAACAATCAGAAAACTTACAGTCCAGCTTGGAGTCCATGTGCTGCTCTTGGATCCCAGCTTTGCTGTTGCTCCCACAGGCTTTGAACACTATCCTTTTCACCCTATAGCAACAGGGTCTGTTGCTCATAAAACCCAGCATGGTTTGGACATGGAGATTAACAAAAAAACCAGACATGAGCTGATGCAATGTGTGTGTCTGCTTCCTTACTGATCCATACTTTGATAATTCAAAGAAATTCAGCTATTAGGACCAAAGCTTTTAAGTCAGAGTGACTCTGAAATCCTCTACAGATGTGATGAACACGGACATTTTCAgcccatttcttctttctctccatgGTTAAACCAAAGGACAACCTAGAGTAGGTGAGTCCCCAGAACTGAGGTCTGTCTGAGACCAATATAAACTATCCCCATCTTACAAAAATCACTGGGTTTGGTATTTCTAAGCAGGCTGAAGGTGCTGTAGGAAGAGTGATGCTGCAGAGTGACAGCTGTGAATTGATTTTAGCAGCATTTACAAATACAGAGGGATGTAAAAACAACCACTTAAGGAGGGTATGGCTGTGTGTGCATATAAAAGCAAGGCTGGCTTGTTATGGGTGGAGAGACAAAAGGCTCTGAGTTGAGGAAAACCAAGTAACAAAGAACAAGATATTTCAAATCCACCTACTTGCACAGCAAGAAGACATTGCATGCCACCAGGAACAAAAAGGGATGTTTTACCCTGTTTTGACTGAGCTTCATGTTGAATAGTGTGCTAAAAGTGCAGGAGACATACCCAAGCTGGTTATTCTCtatttgaggaagaaaatcaGGATTGGAATTTTCCCTGCAAACCACAAGCATCCTAAGGACCACTTGCCTGTCGCTGCCAGGTCAGCGGGCTGCCTTCTTGCTGCGTCCTGTAGTGCTTTTTGGCATCTGTTCCCTCAGGGACCTGAAGGACAACACACCACCCAAGGAAAACTGGCACATCTGCCACATTGGCAAGGTCAGAGACATTTATTTAGAGGCCAGATCCAAAGTAGGGTTTGGACTGCTAGAATAGTCCTGGTACGTGATAGAGGAACTGGGTAACCTCCTCTGTTAGGCTTGAAAGGGAACTTTCTTCCCATTTCATGAGAAGCCCCTGCATGCTTGCCTCTCACCAGCCACACAGTGTCCAGGTTCattgttttctccttccccatcccatcaCCTCCACATACAGAAGCATACTGTAGCCTGAGCAGGGAAGACAGCTGAAGTCATCTTTGCGGAGAGGCTCATTTGtagcttttccaacctggacCTTAATCAATCCAGATGCCATAATGGTGCATTTCTGGCATTCTCATCACTTGGTTTCCTGCTAGAGCAGATTTCACAGTTTTTCTTCTTGACCTGGGATTGCATATGCTGTGCTTGCAGGTTATCCACAGGACTCTGAGGACAACGAGTACGTGCTGGTCAATAACAAGTGTCAGTGCGTAACAGTGACCTCAAAGTTTGTCCCCTCCAAAGAAAATCCTGATGAAGAAATCCTGGAGAGAAACATACGCATCCTGTAAGTGGCAGACAACTATTACACTGAGTTCccttttctttgcattgtttCCCATGTCCTGGGATTGATGAATTGAACTGTTTTTCCCATGGGCTGCTTTCTATGGTATCCTGGAATATTTCCTTTTGCTTAATGTTTTTCTAGCTCACATATCTGGTGTTTGTCCCTTCAGATACAAAAAGCATCTCCATGTTTTAAGTGGTCCAGTAGTAACTTTACAAAATAGGCTGGGAAGGTAGAGTGTAACAATTCTGCAGTTGAACTAATCTGAAACTAAATTGGGCCCATGACACTGTATTTACTTACCGATCTGACAGCAAGCCTGCTATTTTATAGGCTGGGAAAACTAGTTAATGCCCAAACTACCAGAAAAGGTTAATCCTATGAGGCAGATCTCAGTTCAAGAGTAGGATTTTGTCCTCTTTATTCAGACAAACCTTACAGAAGTGTATGTGTCGCTTGGAAACATGGACCAAGTTCAGGCTTAGAGCTGCAGGAGTTCTGGCAGAGCTCACAACAGGAAAAACACTAATTAAACATCTCTATGTCCTGCAAGTCTCAGGCATCTGCCAGCtcagagtttaaaagaaaaaaaatcagcactgtCACCTTGAAAGTGGCACCTTCAAAAATTGCTGCAGTTCCCTCAGGGAGAGTTGTTGCCTTTGAAGGCACAGAAGGGCAAAGATCTGCCATTCCTGGGCTTTTTGCTATGGAGAAGGGTCCAAATGGAAATAACCAGAAGAACAAGATGAGCGTTGAGAATTTTTCACAGCAGAGTAGCCCCCTGTTTAATAAGCAGTTTTCATGATAGCTATTCTCCTCCTTCCTTTGCAGAGTCCCCCTCAAGGCTCGAGAGAACATCTCTGACCCCTTGTCCCCACTCAGAACCACTTTTGTCTACCGCATGACTGAACTGTAAGTAATTTTATTTACTAAGTTCATTTCCTAAAACTTAACCTCTTCTGTAATATTGCCCACACCAGCACAAAAACATGCTTCAAGGTGAGTAGACAAGGTGAGGCAGGGTCACAGAGGAAAGTTTTCCCCACGGAGCCTAGCTTTCATACTCTGTTGCAAGCCAAGAAATTATCTCCATGATTAATTCACATAAAAAGGTCTCACATCTACAGGGAATGTTTCATTCTGACCCCTGTTCATCTCAAATGTCTTAAATATCAACCCATTGCCTGTTTAACCCTTCCTTTTAGGGACCAGTCTTGCCAATAGCAGTTTGACAACACTAAAAGCATCTGGCCGGGAGTTCCTATGTAAAACCTAGAAAGACCACAGTACTCTCCTAGCTACATCTGCAGATCAACAAGGAAGAGTTGAGTTTCACCAGGGGCATCTTTTCATCACAACTCTTAACACTTGTTCTATTCTCCATCTCTTCCAGCTGCAAGAAATGTGATCCCATAGAAATTGAGCTGGGTGGTGAGATATACCAGGCCCAGCAGAGCACCTCCTGCAATGAACATGAAACCTGCTATACCTACAACAGGGACAAGTGCTACACCACAACCTTCCCATTCTACTACCATGGGGAGTTGAAAGAGGTTCCAGCAGCTCTGACGCCGACATCCTGCTACGCCGATTAGCTCAATCCACTGTGGTACTAATGCCTTCTTGCACTCAGTGTTCCTATCAAAAATACATGTAGAGCACCATAGTACCTGGACAACAGTGTCCAAAATATCAGTTCCCAGAGtaatgccaacttgcctcttcatatttttaatatcagaATAATGCCATCTCCCAAGAGCAGCTACTGGTTGTCATACACTCTCTTCTTATATCCCCAGCACATATCTGCAATGCCATTATTATACAGCTCAGACATTATCACCATGTAGACCAGGTCCTCAGCAGATGTAAATCACTAATTCCCTTGAAGTCAAAGGAACTACACTGATTTAACAACACTGGGGAATCTGTCTTTTTGACAGTCTTCCATCAGTCTTTGTCTGAGCAAGGCTGCCACAGACATCAGCAGGAATGTCTGTGCACTTCCCTCCCTGAGCAATCTAAAGCAAGCATCCACACAACTGTTATACAAGACTCTTTGATTACATGAGCAGAATTTGTGCCATTATTAGAAGTACAATCATATTTGAGAGAAAAGATGAGGGATGAGACTGAGAATTTAGATTTCAAAGTTACATTACAATTGGGCATTCTAGACCCTTGTAGCACTTTGACAACTGCAAGCTTCTAGTTTTCACGTACATTTAGAGAAGATAAAAATGCTGCTACCCTGAAGTGTTTTGCAAAGTTGCCAGGTCCTCAGCTGTGCCAGGAGCAGTAAACTCTTCCAGGACATGTTAAGTATTTCACTTTCCATGCTTATTTACTGATATTGTTGCCTTCTTCCACTCCTGCTCCCAGTTCAAttgatgaaaaaaatcttgttggCTCAAACTTCTTTTCTTGTTCCTCATTTTGCATTTCAAGCTTCAAGAAATTCTATGAAGGTGACTCAATTGCTAGAGCAGGACCCTAGTTAGGGATTCATTCCTTCTTTCGCACCAGCAGTCTTTTTATTCATCCAGCAAACCCTCACCaaataaaggaaattattctGTATTGCACCTTACATTTAAATGCGTTACACTCAGTATTGCCCATAGAAACATCATGTATATGAGCGCATAAGGTGCCCAGCATTACATTTGGGATGGCTGATGTTTCTCACTGTTGTCAGAAGTTGATTGTAAAGCCTTAGGTTGTTCTGAAAAGTCCTTATCTGGCTTCACACATAATTGGaataataaaacagcaaaaaCCTTATTCCCGTAATTGTAGCTTTGTTAGTGAAacattaaataaacatttttctgcagcagACTGTGTGTTATATTCCAGTTCAAGAACAACTCATAAGAAAAAGCTAAGTCTATAATCATAGCATTTCCTCCTTCACAATGAAGTAAGAAGCTCTCCCTAAATAACTGCTTATAATTGCTGACAGGCAAAGCTTCCTGAAATACTGGGATAGAAATATTATGATGCACTTAAAGAAACTAGGACAGATTGAGGCTGAACTGGTTTATGATTTTTAGGATCAGCTCTGCATCACTGAACTGCTTCAAGGCCCTGTGAGTCAGTGCAGGATTGGAGTTTAAAAATCCAAACATCACCTAAATCACTCTTGAAATTGCAATCTGCAGATCACACTTTTACCTCACCACTGAAAAGAGTGCCTTTAAGACAGCTATGTTGGGAGCTAGTCATTCATAGGCAAGCTGTCTGTCCTAAAGAAAAAACAGTCTTGTGGGGGCCAAATTTTGAATAACAAGAGAGTAAAGAGGACTGAGACATAAATTATTCTAATGTTACATCAGAGTTACAGAAAATGAACTCAGGAAAATatcaatttttttccctctttcatgcAAAAAGACAGCCAattcaaagaaatgcaaaatgccaAGGGAGGCAGAGACTCCTGCCACATACTGACATGGCTATAAGTATTTCAGTGGTCAGGTACTAAGCTCACTGAAATCTGTCTCAGacattttcatcttcaaagtccTGGTGTTCACCAGCCTAGGAGTGCTGTGATGTTAGAAGTTTGTAGGTCATGGTGAGGCTGCATTTTATCTCCCAACAAAGCTCTTCAGGTTACAGCCACAGGAATTTGTCAGTCCTTTGGGCTTCTACACTGGAACCATGTACCTAAACATGAAGTTTCCACACTTGTTTGTACATCCTGTTGTAGACACAATGGAAGATTGACAGGAACAGGACTGGAAATCACCCTGCAGCACATCTGTGAAGTCCAGCAATGCCAGCACAACAGACTACTCATGAAAGCCattcagggaaaaggagatcaaAGCACTCTGTCTTCCCAGCAGCTGTGAACAAGTACTTGCTTAGATGATCTTGGGCAGAGCAAACAGCTActgggaaacaagaaaaaaagtgttcagcAAACTCCCCATGTATTATTCAGCTTTATAATAAAGCAGGATTCATTCCCCCCATCTTTTCCAAGAGGGAAAATCCTACACTGACAGCCCTGCCCACCCCTTGGTACTGAATTGTGTTAGCCAGGTTTTGAATAACTCAAAGCAACAAAGAAAGTTAAATCAGGCCCTGAATCCTTACCTGAAAGACCAGGAGAGTACAATAGGAGCAAGTGAGGTCTGCTTATCCCTGAGAGCATACTGGGGAGGGTCTGGGACCTTCTAGCAAGGTGAAGAGGTACTGATGGATGAGAGGAATTCCCCTTGCTGGGGGTTGTCTTGGATATGCCAACAAACCCATGTCCCACTTTGAAAGATCATGTTTCTCAGATTGTGCAGCCACTACTTCAAAGTGGGATTTTTTGGTGAGCCCTGATGTTGGGGGTAAGAATGCCTCCCTTGGTGTGAACTCCTGTTTCATTCTCTAAATGACTGTGGTGGGACAAGGCTTCCCACTTGGGCTTGCAATACTTCCCTACAAGCTACATCTTTTTCTTCACAGGTCAGGTTTGTTCTTTAGCTGCATTTAATGTTTCTTGAACAGTTCATCTTAGAAATGTGTTCCTGCAAGTGTGAGATTAAAGGAATTTAGCTTAAATGCACTAAGATGAACTATtcaattttaaactattttaaatcCTCACAGACTACTTCTAGACTTAATTCTTCCCAGGTCTGTCCTCCTTGCCTAAATACTGTTCTGTTGCTTATGCAATGTTGAGTTAGAGGGATTTCTTGCTAGTTTTTTTAGAAGTCCTTTTTAAACCATGGAAATTTATCCTCATAATCCTGTTTCCAGTTTAACAAAAAAGTTTAATTAACAGCAGAAACTACAGCACAAAGCCAAGCAAAACAAATCCTTGAGCTCAAAGACATTGTTTTACCGTAGGGAATTCAGGAAAGAAAGCAGCTTATGACCATAACCAACCAGTCAAAGCTGCAGTTTAACTCACATAGCCAAAAGGCTGTGAGACAGCCCAGTTCCTGTGCTGTGAAGGCTTCAGCCATCTTTATTAAGACTTTTTGGTGTAGTAATATATAACAGGCTATGATTTTTAGTGGCCTCACTATATTAAGTCTGATTTTGTCAACACAACATTTGTCTATGGTGGGATCTTTCTGCAGAAGGGTACTACTCTGTACACTCTCAGGTAGGtttaattttttcagtatgtATAGAGATTGCAACCAGTTATGCCTTAGAGAATTCAGAGAGCACTTAGTTATATGCTGTAAACCAGTAAGCACAATGTGGAtacttaaaaaacattaaattgtTTGCAGACCAGGATCTTTGACTAAGCCGGCCTGTTACCGCACAAGATGTCATCGATGCCTTCTACACAAGCCCAAGCACTGCTAAGCTAGCCAAGTGGTTTGTGCCTGGAATTTGGTAGTCCAGATCCAACCTTCAAACTATCTGGCCATTTCAGAAGTAACTCAAAACTATCTTTAAGTTTATTCTAATGTAAGAATATTCTTTTAGGAGCAGCTCAGCTACTAGCTTCTATTCATTTTAAGAGAGTTTAGAAATCTGTATTAATTCATGGTCATGAAAGAACCTTCTCTTATTTTGTCATATCTCTTTAGACACTTTCTCGCAAGCTTTGGATGTCTCCTCTAGAGCTCTACTATCATTTCCCCCCGCCAGCATTTTCAGAAGGAACTGAAACAAAAGATTAAACATAAGCATGATTAACAGCCTCAAATGACGCTTAGAGAGCGactgaagaaaaaatgcaaaatatgtaaaGAGGAAGGGTCAAAAGTCCAGTGCACATATTGCTCAGCTGCAGCTGTTGCTTATGATATGAGATCAAACTCAGTGAAGTCCCATCTTGGGCATCTGGAGGTTGAAATCTGTTTTGCACCTGTAGTTAAGATGTAGCACTGGCTTCTGCACATGCTAATGGCATGTAAGAATGTCAGCCACACGAGCTGCAAAGCTATACAAGTCCTGAGTGTACATCAAAATACCTGTTCACTTGCTCCCAGGATGGCACTTTGTACAGGTCCTTCATGCTAAGCCTGAACAGGGGGATGCCAGCACTGCTTTCAAGACCGCTTGTGCAACTGAGCCACAACTGCATTCTGAAGCCCCATCTGCAATTACACCAGTTCCTCCCCTCCAAAAGCTCCAACACATAGAAGAGAGAAGAACTAGAGGTCCCTGATCTAGGCCCAGGACCTTGGGACAGCACAGTAATAGCCACAAGCACATCACCATGGGGACACAGGCAACACCCTCAGCAGATTCTCACCCAAGGCTTTCTATAGCCCTTTCTTTTCAGGAATTCCTTAAAGGCCTGTGTGCTGTGAAGCTGCGTGACTTCCATGTCCTGAATTAATTTCCACTGTAGATTGAAGTAAAACagtcaaatttcatttttatgtaaagGTTCCACTTGCCTAAAGAAACCATGCAGTGTATATCTGTCCAGCTCTCATGAAAACTTATCAACCAATAAATATGTTACCTGCTAACAGCTCTAACTAGCTCagattccattttttcttttcaaagaaatgagGTTGTTTTGTGAACGTGAAGTCATTTTTAACAGATTATAACCTATGATCCTGTGATCTGATGGCCTGTGCTACACAGAGTTATTTCCCCCAACATCTTTGGTAAGGAAGACAGGAcaagttttttttcattatctgagTAAGCACACCTACTCTCAATCTGCACTCTATTCCCAGGAGGAGCTGGACAAAATGAGGTGGATTATCATTCAACTGTAAACTTGGCCTTTATTTTTAGGCAgcattaacaaaaccaaaacctttgcCTTTGTGTTCTTCTGAGCTCAGCTGTTGCCAGGCAAATCCCTCCTGCAAAACTCCTCCTTAGTCTTACCGGCAACGTTTCTTCATAAACAGGAGTGACTCTTGTCATTCAGCTCACCAGTCCGTTGCCTGTGGCATGATTTTAGTCACCTTCAACTCCTCGGTTTTATATTTGGAAGGACTGCCCTCTAGAGCATGAACAACATCTTCCCGTTTTACTGTGTAGTAAGCATGATGATGGAGTAGTTTTTTTATAAAGAGGAAAGTAAACCTACATCTAAGTAAACCCAGCAGTTGAAGAAGAACCTGCCTGCTCTTCGAACTCCTCCTAATAACACCTTGTACCACAGCTGAATCCAGCACCTCTGTCAAGATAGTTAttgcaggaaaataaaaccaggatAAAAACATAAAACGTTGAGGTGCCAATTGCATGTGAATGAATTTTATCCACATATGATACAAAAAGCATTAAAGGAACTACATTTACAACAGTTACTTCAGCTAAATCTTGATTTGTGCTTATATGCCTCCTAGAGCTATTGTGCCCATATAGGTGCCATGAAGCCACAGTCTAATCCAAGTGAATGAGCCTGTTTGAACCATCTCAGCTGGGAAAACATGGTGTGTTCCACATCTATGTAGCTGTCAGGCACAATACAGTGCCCAGAGACATTCCCATCAGAAAATAATCTCTCTTAGCTATGTCACAAAAGAATGACATCACTTTTTTTACATTCACTGTACCTTTTCAGACAGGTTCTTTGCATTCCTGAGGCTACTGATTGTTGCCTCTGGAGCTTTTAATGGTTCATCCACTTTCTGTTTTCTCCACATTTTGGGATCAAGATACCATGCTCCATATCTGATCTTCTCCCATTTTTTTGGGGaaggaatctgaaaaaaaaccactgtaGCTGTGTTCTTTCATTGTGTTGGCATTTGTCTCTCATGCCATAGGCAGTAGAGACACTGCTGCAGAATCTGAACACCATCTCTGAAGGGTCTACCAGGGATGATCTTGTACCCTACATCTATACAATATAAAGGTGATGGCTGATGAGAATGTCTGACTAgcaatttttccccatttttctccaCAAAGGCAAACAGTATTAAAAGCTATTTCTGGGAATCAGTACCCTCA
The sequence above is drawn from the Strix aluco isolate bStrAlu1 chromosome 4, bStrAlu1.hap1, whole genome shotgun sequence genome and encodes:
- the JCHAIN gene encoding immunoglobulin J chain: MKSSLLLCVALAVSLAFVLVTGYPQDSEDNEYVLVNNKCQCVTVTSKFVPSKENPDEEILERNIRILVPLKARENISDPLSPLRTTFVYRMTELCKKCDPIEIELGGEIYQAQQSTSCNEHETCYTYNRDKCYTTTFPFYYHGELKEVPAALTPTSCYAD